From a single Lytechinus variegatus isolate NC3 chromosome 9, Lvar_3.0, whole genome shotgun sequence genomic region:
- the LOC121421754 gene encoding vegetative cell wall protein gp1-like: MDAVNMVLRRDVPGDGNCFFHCVLDQMGRPGMECGPKRRTASNLRADVVSFLANVDENDPLKPHVTERFLSESKKDGIWADHVIIQAMARMLHRDIWVVTSSESMTERGNLIEKIQSGYQGQGDPMLLGHLGQLHYWSLEPKLMPVSANNSPSPSPSSVTTPPAPPPVTTPPAPPSPIPPPAPPSLPPVTTPPAPPSPPPVTTPPAPPSPIPPPAPPSPPPVTTPPAPPSPITPPAPPSPIPPPVPPSPPPVTTPPAPPSPIPPPAPSSPIPPPAPLSPPPVTTPSAPPSPITPPAPPSPPPVTTQPAPPRPPHVTPLPAPFENDIGLFIGKRRVSSSKILLNLFEG, from the exons ATGGATGCCGTCAACATGGTCCTACGACGGGATGTGCCGGGCGATGGAAACTGCTTTTTCCACTGTGTACTGGATCAAATGGGTCGACCTGGGATGGAATGTGGACCTAAGCGCAGAACGGCTTCAAACTTGAGAGCGGATGTCGTATCCTTTCTAGCTAACGTG GATGAAAATGACCCACTAAAACCTCATGTCACCGAAAGGTTTTTGTCTGAATCGAAGAAGGATGGGATTTGGGCTGACCACGTTATCATCCAGGCAATGGCGAGAATGCTCCACAGGGACATATGGGTGGTTACCAGTAGTGAGTCCATGACTGAAAGGGGGAACCTCATCGAGAAGATTCAAAGTGGATACCAAGGACAAGGAGACCCAATGCTTTTGGGTCATCTTGGCCAACTTCATTATTGGAGTTTAg AACCAAAGTTGATGCCAGTGAGTGCAAATAACTCTCCATCACCATCTCCGTCGTCTGTGACCACACCACCAGCTCCGCCACCTGTGACCACACCACCAGCTCCGCCATCTCCGATCCCACCACCAGCTCCGCCATCTCTGCCACCTGTGACCACACCACCAGCTCCGCCATCTCCGCCACCTGTGACCACACCACCAGCTCCGCCATCTCCGATCCCACCACCAGCTCCGCCATCTCCGCCACCTGTGACCACACCACCAGCTCCCCCATCTCCGATCACACCACCAGCTCCGCCATCTCCGATCCCACCACCAGTTCCGCCATCTCCGCCACCTGTGACCACACCACCAGCTCCCCCATCTCCGATCCCACCACCAGCTCCGTCATCTCCAATTCCACCACCAGCTCCGCTATCTCCGCCACCTGTGACCACACCATCAGCTCCGCCATCTCCGATCACACCACCAGCTCCGCCATCTCCGCCACCTGTTACTACACAACCAGCCCCGCCACGTCCACCGCATGTGACCCCACTACCCGCTCcgtttgaaaatgatattggtTTGTTCATCGGCAAAAGAAGGGTAAGTTCATCTAAAATACTGCTTAATTTATTTGAAGGATAA
- the LOC121421449 gene encoding 52 kDa repressor of the inhibitor of the protein kinase-like, giving the protein MCVREDFLQFVPVYNLTGKNLANVLTESLEGYGINLQYLRGQGYDGAAAMSGRFKGVQSHISKEYPNAPYVHCAAHSLNLAVSGSCNERPIKNCMGTIESVYSFLNTAKRQAVLKESVETMKAGSPKPRVEKLKQLCHTRWIARHDSVLTFLELLLPVVDSLESISEWEDRVSATNASQLLCAIRHSEFIVSLHVIAEVFSKSLPLCRDLQKEATDLAAAMSSAQILVQALVEMRSKADIDFNDIFLRATKTCDAIGVTINLPRLAGRQAQRCNVQTNSPEEFFRIAVFLPFVDHFLSELNSRFLSHKTLLTSFMCLLPSEESLKVSARPSREQLTQLETLVDKYSFDVGTHHLGAKGELEICYRVVSQLENKPKNALEALIRCDPIDLPSIHTLLKLLATLPVSTSSSERSFSTMKRIKTYLRNTMGQDRLNGLALLNIHREISINTDEILSRLAEEAPRRINLRI; this is encoded by the exons ATGTGCGTTCGTGAAGACTTTTTGCAATTCGTACCTGTGTATAACCTAACAGGAAAGAATCTTGCAAATGTACTGACGGAGAGTCTGGAAGGGTATGGGATCAACCTCCAATACCTCCGTGGTCAAGGTTATGACGGGGCAGCAGCCATGAGTGGGAGATTTAAAGGTGTACAGAGTCACATTTCAAAAGAGTACCCCAATGCCCCATATGTGCATTGTGCGGCACACAGTCTTAACCTCGCGGTGTCGGGGTCATGTAATGAACGTCCGATAAAAAACTGTATGGGAACAATAGAAAGTGTTTACAGCTTTCTTAATACTGCCAAGCGTCAAGCTGTACTGAAAGAAAGTGTAGAAACAATGAAAGCAGGGTCTCCTAAACCACGTGTGGAGAAACTTAAACAACTGTGCCACACAAGATGGATAGCCAGACATGATTCGGTACTAACATTTTTAGAGTTGCTTCTTCCAGTAGTAGATTCACTGGAGTCTATTTCAGAGTGGGAAGACAGAGTCTCCGCTACAAATGCTTCCCAACTTCTTTGCGCTATTAGGCATTCAGAGTTTATAGTATCACTTCACGTAATTGCAGAAGTCTTTTCAAAGAGCCTGCCCCTTTGCAGAGACTTACAGAAAGAAGCGACTGATCTTGCTGCTGCGATGTCATCCGCACAAATACTAGTACAAGCTCTAGTGGAGATGCGAAGCAAAGCAGACATAGACTTTAATGACATATTTCTACGGGCTACCAAGACATGTGATGCCATCGGAGTGACTATCAATCTTCCAAGACTTGCAGGAAGACAAGCACAACGATGTAACGTACAAACAAACTCACCAGAAGAGTTCTTCCGAATTGCTGTCTTCCTACCATTTGTGGACCATTTCCTAAGCGAACTAAATAGCAGGTTCTTAAGTCACAAGACCCTCCTTACAAGCTTCATGTGCTTGTTGCCGTCAGAAGAATCTCTGAAGGTTTCTGCGAGGCCATCACGCGAGCAGTTAACTCAGTTAGAAACTCTTGTAGACAAGTATTCATTTGATGTTGGCACTCACCATCTTGGGGCTAAAGGAGAACTAGAAATATGTTACCGTGTAGTCTCACAGTTAGAGAATAAACCCAAAAATGCACTGGAAGCACTCATTCGATGTGATCCCATTGACTTGCCCTCTATACATACCCTGCTCAAACTTCTTGCAACCCTCCCTGTCTCAACAAGCTCCAGTGAAAG aTCGTTTTCaacaatgaaaagaataaaaacatatcTCAGGAATACTATGGGTCAAGATCGCCTTAACGGCTTAGCATTGCTTAACATCCATCGTGAGATCTCCATCAATACCGATGAGATATTAAGTCGGCTTGCCGAAGAGGCACCAAGACGAATTAACTTGAGAATCTAG
- the LOC121421460 gene encoding 52 kDa repressor of the inhibitor of the protein kinase-like translates to MCVREDFLQFVPVYNLTGKNLANVLTESLEGYGINLQYLRGQGYDGAAAMSGRFKGVQSHISKEYPNAPYVHCAAHSLNLAVSGSCNERPIKNCMGTIESVYSFLNTAKRQAVLKESVETMKAGSPKPRVEKLKQLCHTRWIARHDSVLTFLELLLPVVDSLESISEWEDRVSATNASQLLCAIRHSEFIVSLHVIAEVFSKSLPLCRDLQKEATDLAAAMSSAQILVQALVEMRSKADIDFNDIFLRATKTCDAIGVTINLPRLAGRQAQRCNVQTNSPEEFFRIAVFLPFVDHFLSELNSRFLSHKTLLTSFMCLLPSEESLKVSARPSREQLTQLETLVDKYSFDVGTHHLGAKGELEIWYRVVSQLENKPKNALEALIRCDPIDLPSIHTLLKLLATLPVSTSSSERSFSTMKRIKTYLRNTMGQDRLNGLALLNIHREISINTDEILSRLAEEAPRRINLRI, encoded by the exons ATGTGCGTTCGTGAAGACTTTTTGCAATTCGTACCTGTGTATAACCTAACAGGAAAGAATCTTGCAAATGTACTGACGGAGAGTCTGGAAGGGTATGGGATCAACCTCCAATACCTCCGTGGTCAAGGTTATGACGGGGCAGCAGCCATGAGTGGGAGATTTAAAGGTGTACAGAGTCACATTTCAAAAGAGTACCCCAATGCCCCATATGTGCATTGTGCGGCACACAGTCTTAACCTCGCGGTGTCGGGGTCATGTAATGAACGTCCGATAAAAAACTGTATGGGAACAATAGAAAGTGTTTACAGCTTTCTTAATACTGCCAAGCGTCAAGCTGTACTGAAAGAAAGTGTAGAAACAATGAAAGCAGGGTCTCCTAAACCACGTGTGGAGAAACTTAAACAACTGTGCCACACAAGATGGATAGCCAGACATGATTCGGTACTAACATTTTTAGAGTTGCTTCTTCCAGTAGTAGATTCACTGGAGTCTATTTCAGAGTGGGAAGACAGAGTCTCCGCTACAAATGCTTCCCAACTTCTTTGCGCTATTAGGCATTCAGAGTTTATAGTATCACTTCACGTAATTGCAGAAGTCTTTTCAAAGAGCCTGCCCCTTTGCAGAGACTTACAGAAAGAAGCGACTGATCTTGCTGCTGCGATGTCATCCGCACAAATACTAGTACAAGCTCTAGTGGAGATGCGAAGCAAAGCAGACATAGACTTTAATGACATATTTCTACGGGCTACCAAGACATGTGATGCCATCGGAGTGACTATCAATCTTCCAAGACTTGCAGGAAGACAAGCACAACGATGTAACGTACAAACAAACTCACCAGAAGAGTTCTTCCGAATTGCTGTCTTCCTACCATTTGTGGACCATTTCCTAAGCGAACTAAATAGCAGGTTCTTAAGTCACAAGACCCTCCTTACAAGCTTCATGTGCTTGTTGCCGTCAGAAGAATCTCTGAAGGTTTCTGCGAGGCCATCACGCGAGCAGTTAACTCAGTTAGAAACTCTTGTAGACAAGTATTCATTTGATGTTGGCACTCACCATCTTGGGGCTAAAGGAGAACTAGAAATATGGTACCGTGTAGTCTCACAGTTAGAGAATAAACCCAAAAATGCACTGGAAGCACTCATTCGATGTGATCCCATTGACTTGCCCTCTATACATACCCTGCTCAAACTTCTTGCAACCCTCCCTGTCTCAACAAGCTCCAGTGAAAG aTCGTTTTCaacaatgaaaagaataaaaacatatcTCAGGAATACTATGGGTCAAGATCGCCTTAACGGCTTAGCATTGCTTAACATCCATCGTGAGATCTCCATCAATACCGATGAGATATTAAGTCGGCTTGCCGAAGAGGCACCAAGACGAATTAACTTGAGAATCTAG
- the LOC121421896 gene encoding vegetative cell wall protein gp1-like, with translation MDAVNMVLRRDVPGDGNCFFHCVLDQMGRPGMECGPKRRTASNLRADVVSFLANVDENDPLKPHVTERFLSESKKDGIWADHVIIQAMARMLHRDIWVVTSSESMTERGNLIEKIQSGYQGQGDPMLLGHLGQLHYWSLEPKLMPVSANNSPSPSPSSVTTPPAPPPVTTPPAPPSPIPPPAPPSLPPVTTPPAPPSPPPVTTPPAPPSPIPPPAPPSPPPVTTPPAPPSPITPPAPPSPIPPPVPPSPPPVTTPPAPPSPIPPPAPSSPIPPPAPLSPPPVTTPSAPPSPITPPAPPSPPPVTTQPAPPRPPHVTPLPAPFENDIGLFIGKRRVSSSKILLNLFEG, from the exons ATGGATGCCGTCAACATGGTCCTACGACGGGATGTGCCGGGCGATGGAAACTGCTTTTTCCACTGTGTACTGGATCAAATGGGTCGACCTGGGATGGAATGTGGACCTAAGCGCAGAACGGCTTCAAACTTGAGAGCGGATGTCGTATCCTTTCTAGCTAACGTG GATGAAAATGACCCACTAAAACCTCATGTCACCGAAAGGTTTTTGTCTGAATCGAAGAAGGATGGGATTTGGGCTGACCACGTTATCATCCAGGCAATGGCGAGAATGCTCCACAGGGACATATGGGTGGTTACCAGTAGTGAGTCCATGACTGAAAGGGGGAACCTCATCGAGAAGATTCAAAGTGGATACCAAGGACAAGGAGACCCAATGCTTTTGGGTCATCTTGGCCAACTTCATTATTGGAGTTTAG AACCAAAGTTGATGCCAGTGAGTGCAAATAACTCTCCATCACCATCTCCGTCGTCTGTGACCACACCACCAGCTCCGCCACCTGTGACCACACCACCAGCTCCGCCATCTCCGATCCCACCACCAGCTCCGCCATCTCTGCCACCTGTGACCACACCACCAGCTCCGCCATCTCCGCCACCTGTGACCACACCACCAGCTCCGCCATCTCCGATCCCACCACCAGCTCCGCCATCTCCGCCACCTGTGACCACACCACCAGCTCCCCCATCTCCGATCACACCACCAGCTCCGCCATCTCCGATCCCACCACCAGTTCCGCCATCTCCGCCACCTGTGACCACACCACCAGCTCCCCCATCTCCGATCCCACCACCAGCTCCGTCATCTCCAATTCCACCACCAGCTCCGCTATCTCCGCCACCTGTGACCACACCATCAGCTCCGCCATCTCCGATCACACCACCAGCTCCGCCATCTCCGCCGCCTGTTACTACACAACCAGCCCCGCCACGTCCACCGCATGTGACCCCACTACCCGCTCcgtttgaaaatgatattggtTTGTTCATCGGCAAAAGAAGGGTAAGTTCATCTAAAATACTGCTTAATTTATTTGAAGGATAA